Proteins encoded within one genomic window of Nonomuraea gerenzanensis:
- a CDS encoding LysR family transcriptional regulator, which translates to MRYPQQWWIVDTSLRQLAAYVAVARAGGFTAAAARLRVSQSTLSRAVSDLERVLGVRLLERDTRNVQLTAAGHETLRVAEQIVDAHRSGMKQLRRYLLGESGVVAMATLPSVAAVLLPRLISAFRGRRPGVSVRIMDGLERAVLGRVLNGDADFAVTTVGAASDRLEHRPLIRDRFRAVLPESHPLADRDEVTWEDLAAQPFLAVGPESSVRRLTDAAFEQAGAVVAPAAEAGNVATVGGLVAAGLGVSALPALVLPLLGPGHVVHRTLAGPAVERRLDIVVRARRTLPPAAAAFLDLLDEARTEGREVPEGAAWITH; encoded by the coding sequence ATGCGCTATCCGCAACAGTGGTGGATCGTGGACACCAGCCTGCGGCAACTCGCCGCCTATGTCGCCGTGGCCCGGGCCGGCGGATTCACCGCCGCCGCCGCGCGCCTGCGCGTCTCCCAGTCGACGTTGAGCCGCGCCGTGTCCGACCTGGAACGGGTGCTCGGCGTGCGACTGCTGGAGCGCGACACCCGCAACGTGCAGCTCACCGCGGCGGGCCACGAGACGCTGCGCGTGGCCGAGCAGATCGTCGACGCCCACCGGTCAGGGATGAAGCAGTTGCGGCGCTACCTGCTGGGCGAGTCCGGCGTGGTCGCCATGGCGACCCTCCCGTCGGTCGCGGCCGTGCTGCTGCCCCGGCTGATCTCCGCCTTCCGGGGGCGGCGGCCGGGCGTGAGCGTGCGCATCATGGACGGCCTGGAGCGGGCCGTGCTCGGCAGGGTGCTGAACGGTGACGCCGACTTCGCCGTCACCACCGTCGGCGCCGCCTCCGACCGGCTGGAGCACCGCCCGCTGATCCGCGACCGGTTCCGCGCCGTGCTGCCGGAGAGCCATCCGCTCGCCGACCGCGACGAGGTCACCTGGGAGGACCTGGCGGCCCAGCCGTTCCTGGCCGTCGGCCCCGAGTCGAGCGTGCGCCGGCTCACCGACGCCGCGTTCGAGCAGGCCGGGGCGGTGGTGGCGCCCGCGGCGGAGGCCGGCAACGTGGCGACGGTGGGCGGGCTGGTCGCCGCCGGGCTCGGCGTGTCGGCCCTGCCCGCCCTCGTGCTGCCCCTGCTGGGGCCCGGGCACGTGGTGCACCGCACGCTGGCCGGTCCCGCCGTCGAGCGCCGGCTGGACATCGTGGTACGGGCGAGGCGCACCCTGCCGCCCGCCGCCGCCGCGTTCCTCGACCTGCTGGACGAAGCCCGTACCGAGGGACGGGAGGTGCCGGAGGGCGCGGCCTGGATCACTCATTGA
- a CDS encoding RecQ family ATP-dependent DNA helicase, which translates to MSEVGAECERVARQALGLTDLRPGQLAAMTALAQGRDALVVMPTGGGKSAIYQVPALLLPGPTVVVSPLIALQRDQVEALRERDEEAVSLNAGTSAGERRTTFESLRAGKTEFLFCAPEQLARPDVVRDLAAARPSLLVVDEAHLISSWGHDFRPDYLRLGAVAEALGRPPIAALTATAAPPVRVEIAERLGLRYPLEIVQGFDRPNISLAVRRMLDDPAPEIVAAVGEETGPGIVYTAVRRQTGRLSELLTGEGVRAAAYHAGLRRSERDDVHGRFMAGDLDVVVATSAFGMGIDKPDVRFVLHAEVPGSPDAYYQEIGRAGRDGEPARAVLFYRPEDLGLQRYFTAAVPDLETLTGLARAIAEAGAGADRKTLRARTGLSPRRLTLLLDLLERAGAVRLGPRRIEPVPGAPDPEAVADLARELAERRRDVERTRLEMMRHYAETDDCRRRFLLGYFGEQLAEPCGNCDTCLAGTADRQREETGPFLPHARVEHRTWGAGEVVQRGEDRLTVLFDTAGYRELQLDAVLEQGLLTETP; encoded by the coding sequence ATGAGCGAGGTGGGCGCTGAGTGCGAACGGGTGGCGCGGCAGGCGCTCGGCCTGACCGACCTGCGGCCCGGCCAGCTGGCCGCGATGACCGCCCTGGCGCAGGGCCGGGACGCGCTGGTGGTGATGCCGACCGGCGGCGGCAAGTCGGCGATCTATCAGGTGCCCGCGCTGCTCCTGCCCGGCCCCACCGTGGTGGTCTCCCCGCTGATCGCCCTGCAACGTGACCAGGTCGAAGCGCTGCGCGAGCGCGACGAGGAGGCGGTGAGCCTGAACGCCGGCACCTCGGCCGGCGAGCGGAGGACGACCTTCGAGTCGTTGCGGGCCGGGAAGACGGAATTCCTGTTCTGCGCGCCGGAGCAGCTGGCCAGGCCGGACGTCGTCCGCGACCTGGCCGCCGCCCGGCCCTCCCTCCTGGTGGTGGACGAGGCCCACCTGATCTCCTCGTGGGGGCACGACTTCCGCCCCGACTACCTGCGGCTCGGGGCGGTGGCCGAGGCGCTGGGCCGCCCGCCGATCGCGGCCCTGACGGCCACCGCGGCCCCGCCGGTGCGGGTGGAGATCGCCGAACGGCTGGGCCTGCGCTACCCCCTGGAGATCGTCCAGGGCTTCGACCGGCCGAACATCTCGCTCGCGGTACGCCGGATGCTGGACGACCCCGCCCCCGAGATCGTCGCGGCGGTGGGCGAGGAGACGGGGCCGGGCATCGTCTACACGGCGGTACGCAGGCAGACGGGCCGCCTGAGCGAGCTGCTCACCGGCGAGGGCGTGCGCGCCGCGGCCTACCACGCCGGGTTGCGCCGCTCGGAGCGCGACGACGTCCACGGCAGGTTCATGGCCGGTGACCTGGACGTCGTGGTCGCCACGAGCGCGTTCGGCATGGGCATCGACAAGCCGGACGTGCGGTTCGTCCTCCACGCCGAGGTGCCCGGCTCACCGGACGCCTACTACCAGGAGATCGGCCGGGCGGGCCGGGACGGCGAGCCCGCCAGGGCGGTGCTGTTCTACCGTCCCGAGGACCTGGGCCTGCAGCGCTACTTCACCGCGGCCGTACCGGACCTGGAGACCTTGACCGGGCTGGCGCGGGCGATCGCCGAGGCCGGCGCGGGCGCCGACCGCAAGACGCTGCGCGCGCGCACCGGATTGTCGCCGCGCCGCCTGACGCTGCTGCTCGACCTGCTGGAGCGAGCCGGTGCGGTACGGCTGGGCCCGCGGCGGATCGAGCCGGTGCCCGGCGCGCCCGACCCGGAGGCCGTCGCGGATCTGGCCAGGGAGCTGGCCGAGCGCCGCCGTGACGTCGAGCGTACGCGGCTGGAGATGATGCGCCACTACGCCGAGACCGACGACTGCCGGCGCCGCTTCCTGCTCGGCTACTTCGGCGAGCAGCTCGCCGAGCCCTGCGGGAACTGCGACACCTGCCTGGCGGGCACCGCCGACCGGCAGCGGGAGGAGACGGGGCCGTTCCTCCCGCACGCCAGGGTGGAGCATCGCACCTGGGGGGCGGGCGAGGTCGTCCAGCGCGGCGAGGACCGGCTGACGGTGCTGTTCGACACGGCGGGCTACCGCGAGCTGCAACTCGACGCGGTGCTCGAACAAGGGCTCCTCACCGAGACCCCATGA
- a CDS encoding CitMHS family transporter: MIATLGFLTIGLFLVLTMTRRVSVLTALVLVPVATALVGGFAAGMGPMILEGLGKVAPTGIMIAFAVLYFSLMIDSGLFDPLIRGVLRLAKDDPLRIAVGTAVLTMCVALDGDGASTFLITVSALLPVYQRLGMSPLVLTGVVALGAGVLNMVPWGGPTARAMAVLKLDASQVFAPVLPAMAAGIAWVLVAAYLIGLRERRRLGTVSGPPRAEPQPVRGDGPGTPLAPERGNAALTAFNLVLTVVLLVALVLQVMPLPVLFVLGFAIAAVVNLPTWEKQQALLDKHARSVVLVTTMIFAAGVFTGILNGTKMIDEMATAFVGVIPDSFGGHLPLLVAITSMPLSLVFTPDAYYFGVLPVLAQTAAGFGVDSAEIARAAILGQMTTGFPLSPLTAATFILVGMSGVQLGRHQRFIFGWAFATTVVMTVVALVTGAISW, translated from the coding sequence ATGATCGCGACACTCGGCTTTCTCACCATCGGTCTGTTCCTGGTGCTGACCATGACCAGGCGCGTCTCGGTCCTCACGGCGCTCGTGCTGGTCCCCGTGGCCACGGCACTCGTGGGCGGCTTCGCCGCCGGGATGGGCCCGATGATCCTCGAAGGGCTGGGGAAGGTCGCCCCCACGGGCATCATGATCGCTTTCGCGGTCCTGTACTTCAGCCTGATGATCGACAGTGGCTTGTTCGACCCGCTGATCAGGGGCGTCCTGCGCCTGGCCAAGGACGATCCGCTGCGCATCGCCGTCGGCACGGCCGTCCTGACCATGTGCGTGGCCCTCGACGGCGACGGCGCCTCCACCTTCCTCATCACCGTCTCGGCCCTGCTGCCCGTCTACCAGCGGCTCGGCATGAGCCCGCTGGTGCTCACCGGCGTCGTCGCCCTGGGCGCGGGCGTGCTGAACATGGTGCCCTGGGGCGGCCCCACCGCCCGCGCGATGGCGGTGCTGAAGCTGGACGCCTCACAGGTGTTCGCCCCGGTGCTGCCCGCCATGGCCGCCGGCATCGCCTGGGTGCTGGTCGCGGCGTATCTGATCGGGCTGCGCGAACGCCGCCGCCTGGGCACGGTCTCCGGGCCCCCGCGTGCCGAGCCCCAGCCGGTACGCGGCGACGGGCCCGGCACGCCGCTCGCCCCCGAGCGCGGGAACGCGGCCCTGACCGCGTTCAACCTCGTGCTGACCGTCGTGCTGCTGGTCGCGCTGGTCCTGCAGGTGATGCCGTTGCCGGTGCTGTTCGTGCTCGGCTTCGCGATCGCCGCCGTCGTCAATTTGCCCACCTGGGAGAAGCAGCAGGCGCTGCTCGACAAGCACGCCAGGAGCGTCGTCCTGGTCACCACCATGATCTTCGCGGCCGGCGTCTTCACCGGCATACTGAACGGCACCAAGATGATCGACGAGATGGCCACCGCGTTCGTCGGCGTCATCCCCGACTCCTTCGGCGGCCACCTGCCGCTGCTCGTGGCGATCACCAGCATGCCGCTCAGCCTCGTCTTCACCCCCGACGCCTACTACTTCGGCGTCCTGCCCGTGCTGGCGCAGACCGCCGCGGGCTTCGGCGTCGACTCCGCCGAGATCGCCCGGGCGGCCATCCTCGGCCAGATGACCACCGGCTTCCCGCTCAGCCCGCTCACCGCCGCGACGTTCATCCTCGTCGGCATGAGCGGGGTGCAGCTCGGGCGGCACCAGCGCTTCATCTTCGGCTGGGCGTTCGCCACCACCGTCGTGATGACCGTCGTCGCCCTGGTCACCGGTGCCATCTCATGGTGA
- a CDS encoding HpcH/HpaI aldolase/citrate lyase family protein, which translates to MSSERPPLRSLLFVPGTKVGWLAKAEAAGADAAILDLEDAVPPAGKAAARARVADAVASASGGLALLVRINPLDGWAGAEDLRAVAHPRLTAVVLPKVHGPADVRLADRLLSWCEREQGLPDGHIGLVPLLETATALREAYQVARAAPRVAYLGAITGRGGDVERAIGYRWSPSGAETLALRARVLLDARAAAVPCPVAGLWTDLTDLDGLRAFAEQNRALGYEGMIAVHPSHVPVINEVFSPGPEELARYQRLIAAVEQAQADGAGAIVFEGDMVDEAMAARARAALRDAARTTP; encoded by the coding sequence GTGTCGTCTGAACGCCCGCCGCTGCGCTCGCTGCTGTTCGTCCCCGGCACCAAGGTCGGCTGGCTGGCCAAGGCCGAGGCCGCCGGGGCCGACGCCGCCATCCTCGATCTCGAGGACGCCGTCCCCCCGGCGGGGAAGGCCGCCGCCCGCGCCCGCGTGGCCGACGCCGTCGCGAGCGCGAGCGGCGGCCTGGCGCTGCTCGTCCGGATCAACCCGCTCGACGGCTGGGCGGGCGCCGAGGACCTGCGCGCCGTCGCCCACCCGCGCCTCACCGCGGTGGTCCTGCCCAAGGTGCACGGGCCCGCCGACGTGCGGCTGGCCGACCGCCTGCTGAGCTGGTGCGAACGCGAGCAGGGCCTGCCGGACGGGCACATCGGCCTGGTGCCGCTGCTGGAGACCGCCACGGCGCTGCGCGAGGCGTACCAGGTGGCCCGCGCCGCCCCGCGCGTCGCCTACCTGGGCGCGATCACCGGCAGGGGCGGCGACGTCGAGCGGGCCATCGGCTACCGCTGGAGCCCGTCCGGCGCCGAGACGCTGGCCCTGCGCGCCCGCGTCCTGCTCGACGCCCGTGCCGCGGCGGTGCCCTGCCCTGTCGCGGGGCTGTGGACGGACCTCACCGACCTCGACGGGCTGCGGGCCTTCGCCGAGCAGAACCGCGCTCTCGGCTACGAAGGCATGATCGCCGTTCACCCCTCCCACGTGCCCGTCATCAACGAGGTCTTCTCCCCGGGCCCCGAGGAGCTCGCCCGCTACCAGCGGCTGATCGCCGCCGTGGAGCAGGCCCAGGCGGACGGAGCGGGCGCGATCGTCTTCGAGGGCGACATGGTGGACGAGGCCATGGCGGCCAGAGCCAGGGCCGCCCTCCGCGACGCCGCCCGCACCACGCCGTGA
- a CDS encoding SDR family NAD(P)-dependent oxidoreductase, whose protein sequence is MSDDEGRPLALVTGASSGIGYELARQFAEHGFDLVVNAEDAGIDDAARRLRQLGASVEAVQADLTGEAGVERLYARATAGGRRLEVVAINAGVGAGGAFAETDLAGDLRVVDLNVRSSVHLAKLCVRDMAARRRGRVLFTSSIAATQPGPFEATYAASKAFLLSFSEALRDELKDSGVTVTALMPGPTDTAFFERAGMRDTRVGSGKKDDPAQVAAQAYEALMDGEDHVVAGSLKNRAMAGAAKVLPEKAKAQAHRRLAEPGSGDGR, encoded by the coding sequence ATGAGCGACGACGAGGGCCGGCCGCTCGCGCTGGTGACCGGGGCGTCCAGCGGCATCGGCTACGAGCTGGCCAGGCAGTTCGCCGAGCACGGCTTCGACCTGGTCGTCAACGCCGAGGACGCGGGCATCGACGACGCGGCGCGCCGGCTGCGGCAGCTCGGGGCGTCGGTCGAGGCCGTGCAGGCCGACCTCACCGGCGAGGCCGGCGTCGAGCGCCTCTACGCGCGGGCCACGGCCGGCGGCCGACGGCTGGAGGTGGTGGCGATCAACGCGGGCGTCGGCGCGGGCGGGGCCTTCGCCGAGACCGACCTGGCCGGCGACCTGCGGGTGGTGGACCTGAACGTGCGCTCCTCCGTGCACCTGGCCAAGCTCTGCGTCCGCGACATGGCGGCACGCCGGCGGGGGCGGGTGCTGTTCACCTCGTCCATCGCCGCCACGCAGCCGGGACCGTTCGAGGCGACCTACGCGGCGTCGAAGGCGTTCCTGCTGTCGTTCTCCGAGGCGCTGCGCGACGAGCTCAAGGACAGCGGGGTGACGGTGACCGCGCTGATGCCGGGGCCGACGGACACCGCGTTCTTCGAGCGGGCGGGGATGCGGGACACCCGGGTCGGCAGCGGGAAGAAGGACGACCCGGCGCAGGTGGCCGCGCAGGCGTACGAGGCGCTCATGGACGGCGAGGACCACGTGGTGGCCGGGTCGCTGAAGAACAGGGCGATGGCCGGGGCCGCCAAGGTGCTGCCCGAGAAGGCCAAGGCCCAGGCGCACCGCCGGCTGGCCGAGCCGGGGTCCGGAGACGGCCGCTGA
- a CDS encoding DUF2231 domain-containing protein: MREAPGGRRAKRVGALHGIGNVLVLVLVLFAGSWLLRTGTDWVPTVPALVLSFAGVLVGGVAGWLGGELVDRLGVGVDEGANVNAPSSLSGGPATR; this comes from the coding sequence ATGCGCGAGGCTCCCGGTGGCCGCCGGGCCAAGCGGGTCGGGGCCCTGCACGGGATCGGCAACGTGCTCGTGCTCGTGCTCGTGCTGTTCGCGGGCAGCTGGCTGCTGCGGACCGGCACCGACTGGGTTCCCACCGTCCCGGCCCTGGTCCTGAGCTTCGCCGGGGTGCTCGTGGGCGGGGTGGCCGGCTGGCTGGGCGGGGAGCTGGTGGACCGCCTCGGCGTCGGGGTGGACGAGGGCGCGAACGTCAACGCCCCCAGCTCGCTGTCCGGCGGGCCCGCCACCCGCTGA
- a CDS encoding RNA polymerase sigma-70 factor encodes MSRAEEFEELRPLLFSIAYRILGSVVEAEDAVQETWLRYQACATRPASAKAFLSAMVSRIAIDVLRSARVRREEYAGQWFPEPLLADPYEDPERSAELADSVSMAALLLLERLSPLERAVFVLREVFGFGFGEVASAVGRSQAACRQLAVRARRHMDAGRARFEADRREREELAGRFFEAFREGDVAGLRELLAADVRMVGDSGGKAPLWGKGVFGAENVARMLAAFVRPFVRIGGVVEPHQVNGQPGAIFRDRDGRVVNTLTLDILGGRVQTIRAVINPDKLRHLGPVADAWAVVRETNRARRPGA; translated from the coding sequence ATGAGCCGGGCCGAGGAGTTCGAGGAGCTGCGGCCGCTGCTGTTCTCCATCGCCTACCGGATCCTGGGCAGTGTGGTCGAGGCCGAGGACGCGGTGCAGGAGACGTGGCTGCGATACCAGGCGTGCGCGACCCGGCCCGCGTCGGCCAAGGCGTTCCTGTCGGCCATGGTGTCGCGGATCGCGATCGACGTGCTGCGTTCGGCGCGGGTGCGGCGGGAGGAGTATGCCGGGCAGTGGTTCCCCGAGCCGTTGCTGGCCGACCCGTACGAGGATCCCGAGCGGTCGGCGGAGCTGGCCGACTCGGTGTCGATGGCGGCCCTGTTGCTGCTGGAGCGGCTCAGCCCGCTGGAGCGTGCCGTTTTCGTGCTGCGGGAGGTGTTCGGGTTCGGGTTCGGGGAGGTCGCGTCGGCGGTGGGGCGTTCGCAGGCGGCGTGCCGGCAGCTCGCGGTGCGGGCGCGGCGTCACATGGACGCGGGCCGCGCCCGGTTCGAGGCGGATCGCCGGGAGCGTGAGGAGCTGGCCGGGCGGTTCTTCGAGGCCTTCAGGGAGGGGGACGTGGCCGGGCTGCGGGAGCTGCTGGCCGCCGACGTGCGGATGGTGGGTGACAGCGGAGGCAAGGCGCCGTTGTGGGGCAAGGGGGTCTTCGGGGCGGAGAACGTGGCCCGGATGCTGGCCGCGTTCGTCAGGCCGTTCGTACGGATCGGCGGCGTCGTGGAGCCGCACCAGGTGAACGGCCAGCCGGGCGCGATCTTCCGCGACCGGGACGGCAGGGTCGTCAACACCTTGACGCTCGACATTCTGGGCGGGCGGGTCCAGACGATCCGGGCGGTGATCAACCCCGACAAGCTGCGACATCTGGGGCCGGTCGCGGACGCCTGGGCGGTCGTCCGCGAGACCAACCGGGCCCGTCGTCCCGGAGCCTGA
- the rraA gene encoding ribonuclease E activity regulator RraA: MTIVTADLYDERGDQLDSCDLQLRQYGGRPAFAGRIVTVRCHEDNALLKSVLGEPGESRVLVVDGGGSLHTALMGDLIAGLAVSNGWAGVVINGAVRDVAALRELDLGIKALGSNPRKSGKQGTGERDVPVTFGAVTFHPGAELFSDDDGILVTRAGDR; the protein is encoded by the coding sequence ATGACCATCGTCACCGCCGACCTGTACGACGAGCGCGGCGACCAGCTCGACTCCTGCGACCTGCAACTACGCCAGTACGGCGGCCGACCCGCCTTCGCCGGCCGGATCGTCACGGTCCGCTGCCACGAGGACAACGCCCTGCTCAAGTCCGTCCTCGGCGAGCCGGGCGAGAGCCGGGTCCTGGTCGTGGACGGCGGCGGCTCCCTGCACACCGCGCTCATGGGCGACCTCATCGCCGGCCTGGCCGTCTCGAACGGCTGGGCCGGCGTCGTCATCAACGGCGCCGTCCGCGACGTCGCCGCGCTGCGGGAGCTGGACCTGGGGATCAAGGCGCTCGGCTCCAACCCCCGCAAGAGCGGCAAGCAAGGCACGGGCGAACGCGATGTCCCGGTCACCTTCGGCGCAGTCACCTTCCACCCGGGCGCCGAGCTGTTCAGCGATGACGACGGCATCCTGGTGACGCGCGCCGGCGACCGCTGA
- a CDS encoding CaiB/BaiF CoA transferase family protein has translation MAVEQRGQLRGLKVVEFAHVVAGPLAGSLLADQGADVVHVEPPGGGDAARAMGPTRDGVPLWFKVAGRNKRSVTLDLHDPDGRQVAQRLVAWADVVIVTLRASRLRAWGLDWDSVHRINPAAVLLQISGFGAQDDAPGFGKVGEARSGVVHLTGFPDGPPVHTGFSHGDAVTGLMGAYAVLAALHRRAGDPSFDGEWIDLALFEPLFRLVEWQVIAHDQLGVVPGRSGNQLAVAPAAVINTYLSADGDWITVTSATLRSVLNVVRLLGLPEQEYATTAQQLAGRERLDAELRAWVAARGTEACLRAFAEAEVVASRVFTAADIVADPVYAERGDIVTVDDPDLGRVRMQAALPHFRQAPGHIWRTGPALGQDNALVYREWLGLGAEELTELEQRGVV, from the coding sequence GTGGCCGTTGAACAGCGCGGGCAGTTGCGCGGGTTGAAGGTGGTGGAGTTCGCGCACGTGGTGGCCGGGCCGCTGGCCGGTTCGCTGCTCGCCGACCAGGGGGCGGACGTCGTCCACGTCGAGCCGCCCGGCGGCGGGGACGCCGCCCGCGCGATGGGGCCCACCCGTGACGGCGTGCCGTTGTGGTTCAAGGTCGCCGGACGTAACAAGCGCTCCGTCACGCTCGACCTGCACGACCCCGACGGCCGCCAGGTCGCCCAGCGGCTCGTGGCCTGGGCCGACGTCGTCATCGTCACGCTGCGCGCGTCGCGGCTGCGCGCCTGGGGGCTCGACTGGGACAGCGTGCACCGGATCAACCCCGCGGCCGTCCTGCTGCAGATCAGCGGCTTCGGAGCGCAGGACGACGCCCCCGGCTTCGGCAAGGTCGGTGAAGCCCGCAGCGGCGTGGTGCACCTGACCGGGTTCCCCGACGGCCCGCCCGTGCACACCGGCTTCTCCCACGGGGACGCCGTCACCGGCCTGATGGGCGCCTACGCCGTGCTCGCCGCCCTGCACCGCCGCGCGGGCGACCCGTCGTTCGACGGGGAGTGGATCGACCTGGCCCTGTTCGAGCCGCTGTTCCGGCTCGTCGAATGGCAGGTCATCGCCCACGACCAGCTCGGCGTCGTCCCCGGCAGGTCCGGCAACCAGCTCGCCGTCGCCCCTGCCGCCGTCATCAACACCTACCTGTCGGCCGACGGCGACTGGATCACCGTCACCTCCGCCACGCTGAGGTCGGTGCTGAATGTCGTCCGCCTCCTGGGCCTGCCCGAACAGGAGTACGCCACCACCGCCCAGCAGCTCGCCGGCCGGGAGCGGCTGGACGCCGAGCTGCGCGCCTGGGTGGCGGCCCGCGGCACCGAGGCATGCCTGCGCGCGTTCGCCGAGGCCGAGGTGGTCGCCTCACGCGTCTTCACCGCTGCCGACATCGTCGCCGATCCCGTCTACGCCGAACGCGGCGACATCGTCACCGTGGACGACCCCGACCTCGGGCGCGTCCGCATGCAGGCCGCGCTCCCGCACTTCCGCCAGGCGCCCGGCCACATCTGGCGCACCGGCCCCGCCCTGGGCCAGGACAACGCGCTCGTCTACCGCGAGTGGCTCGGTCTCGGCGCCGAGGAGCTCACGGAGCTGGAGCAGCGCGGTGTCGTCTGA
- a CDS encoding DUF2795 domain-containing protein, whose protein sequence is MTQDRDDQEARVAGREPGSPEGMSAHDVDRRSDLARWVSGVHAFPADRATLVERAQSQSAPQGVLSALRSLPDRTFANVEDIAHELGIGGDGQHD, encoded by the coding sequence ATGACGCAGGACCGTGACGATCAGGAAGCCCGCGTGGCGGGACGTGAGCCCGGCTCCCCTGAGGGGATGAGCGCGCACGACGTGGACCGGCGGAGCGATCTGGCTCGCTGGGTCAGCGGCGTGCACGCCTTCCCCGCCGACCGGGCGACGCTGGTGGAGCGCGCGCAGTCGCAGTCGGCCCCGCAGGGGGTGCTGTCCGCGCTGCGTTCGCTGCCGGACCGCACTTTCGCCAACGTGGAGGACATCGCGCACGAGCTGGGCATCGGTGGTGATGGGCAGCACGACTGA
- a CDS encoding MFS transporter, whose product MSDVWHRHAVLLAHSAGAQVITFVLRPTMSYRAIELGVPPALLGVLGASFALAPLLLALPAGHAADRYGERRIAVAGALTLAASALAFTTLGHTVAGLVAAGILLGTGHLGSVIAQQALVANTTEPGRHDTAFGHYTFAASLGQAAGPLLIAAFGGAGAIPDTGRIFAATCGLAVLLLALSALLPSHRSGRAEARDGDLRALLRLPGLAHALLTSCVVLAAVDITLAYLPALGTELGLSAGVVGLLLTLRGLASMTSRLFLGRLARAVGRRRLLVVSTLGAAVAMLLTPLPMPVWLLAALLVVVGLGLGAGQPLTMSWLAESAPAGMRGRAMSLRLVGNRTGQLVIPGAAGLMAAGLGAGGVLFVTALSLGWAGVAARRLPVDP is encoded by the coding sequence ATGTCTGACGTGTGGCATCGGCACGCCGTCCTGCTGGCCCACTCGGCCGGCGCCCAGGTCATCACGTTCGTCCTGCGTCCCACCATGTCCTACCGGGCGATCGAGCTCGGCGTGCCGCCCGCCCTGCTCGGGGTGCTCGGCGCCAGCTTCGCGCTCGCGCCGCTGCTGCTGGCCCTGCCCGCCGGGCACGCCGCCGACCGCTACGGCGAGCGCCGCATCGCCGTCGCAGGGGCGCTGACGCTGGCCGCCTCGGCCCTCGCCTTCACCACGCTCGGCCACACCGTGGCCGGGCTGGTCGCGGCCGGCATCCTGCTCGGCACCGGCCACCTGGGCAGCGTCATCGCCCAGCAGGCGCTGGTCGCCAACACCACCGAACCCGGCCGCCACGACACCGCCTTCGGCCACTACACCTTCGCCGCCTCCCTCGGCCAGGCCGCGGGCCCGCTGCTGATCGCCGCGTTCGGCGGCGCCGGCGCCATCCCCGACACCGGCCGCATCTTCGCCGCCACCTGCGGCCTGGCCGTGCTGCTGCTCGCCCTGTCGGCGCTGCTGCCGAGCCATCGGAGCGGCCGCGCCGAGGCGCGGGACGGTGACCTGCGGGCGCTGCTGCGCCTGCCCGGGCTCGCGCACGCGCTGCTGACCAGCTGCGTGGTGCTGGCCGCGGTGGACATCACGCTGGCCTACCTGCCCGCGCTCGGCACCGAGCTGGGCCTGAGCGCGGGCGTGGTGGGGCTGCTGCTCACGCTGCGCGGCCTGGCGTCCATGACCTCGCGCCTCTTCCTCGGCCGCCTGGCCCGCGCGGTGGGCCGGCGCAGGCTGCTGGTCGTCAGCACGCTCGGCGCGGCCGTCGCCATGCTGCTCACCCCGCTGCCCATGCCCGTGTGGCTGCTGGCCGCGCTGCTCGTCGTCGTGGGCCTCGGCCTCGGCGCCGGCCAGCCGCTGACCATGTCGTGGCTGGCCGAGTCGGCCCCCGCGGGCATGCGCGGCCGGGCCATGTCGCTGCGCCTGGTCGGCAACCGTACCGGCCAGCTCGTCATCCCCGGCGCGGCCGGCCTCATGGCCGCCGGCCTCGGCGCCGGCGGCGTCCTGTTCGTGACCGCGCTCAGCCTCGGCTGGGCCGGCGTGGCCGCCCGGCGGCTTCCCGTCGATCCGTAG